The following proteins are encoded in a genomic region of Phycisphaera sp.:
- a CDS encoding DnaA/Hda family protein: MAATSRDKTVRADQPQRAVRLHPGQGQNGSAAGPGDHIANLNLVPAPSTSNPSRVPTRLPGRDAAGERVRTRHIHPGRGDAPAAEPADVSATAPTTSQNLERLLAGKVGTLTFERYFQGQAKLERTEDGLRVVVASKFLVPIVEGRFRRHLVEIAGGGAVSFIDKPEAFPAAKPPKAKAIRQKPQEIAPKPHAAQRDRTLRLEDFVVGESNRLAHMAALSISDPNATPRAGNMLVLHGGCGLGKTHLLRGMAHNYNRLRGSGGKAKYLTAEHFTNGFLAALRTGTTDRFRDQYRGVELLCLDDVHFLATKEATKAELLHTLDQIIQGGCRLALASDEHPRQVNGLGKQLISRLLSGLTIELGSPEQELREAMVRKLARQRGLTMDDQVVAAIAQGAVGEDHDSEPGSFRDIEGAMARVDAFHNLLGRVGGQPAGDLVAMSTVHQALGVRANVAQKAGPVRVEAVIEGVCGFLGVGSAEFAGRGRHRRVVLARALVALISRQLTTASYPEIASAMGRPNHSSIITAVRRIERQIADEELVEVGCEADGTAIAELAASLAKRIRPRGR; the protein is encoded by the coding sequence ATGGCAGCGACCAGCAGGGACAAGACCGTTCGGGCAGACCAGCCGCAGCGCGCCGTCCGCTTGCATCCAGGTCAGGGACAGAACGGCTCAGCGGCGGGGCCTGGTGACCACATTGCGAACCTGAACCTCGTGCCCGCTCCGAGTACGTCCAATCCCTCACGTGTGCCCACACGCCTGCCCGGCCGAGACGCCGCCGGTGAGCGTGTGCGCACCCGCCACATCCATCCCGGCCGGGGCGACGCCCCCGCCGCCGAGCCGGCTGATGTATCCGCCACAGCGCCGACCACCAGCCAGAACCTCGAGCGCCTGCTCGCCGGCAAGGTCGGCACGCTGACTTTTGAGCGGTACTTCCAGGGCCAGGCCAAGCTGGAACGCACCGAGGACGGCCTGCGTGTGGTCGTGGCTTCCAAGTTCCTGGTGCCCATCGTCGAGGGCCGCTTCCGCCGGCACCTGGTCGAGATCGCTGGCGGCGGTGCGGTGAGCTTCATCGACAAGCCCGAGGCCTTTCCTGCCGCTAAACCCCCAAAGGCCAAGGCCATCCGCCAGAAACCCCAGGAAATCGCGCCCAAGCCCCACGCAGCCCAGCGCGACCGCACGCTGCGGCTGGAAGACTTCGTCGTCGGCGAGAGCAACCGCCTCGCCCACATGGCCGCCCTGTCGATCAGCGACCCCAACGCCACCCCCCGGGCCGGCAACATGCTCGTGCTCCACGGCGGCTGCGGCTTGGGCAAGACCCACCTGCTCCGCGGCATGGCCCACAACTACAACCGCCTGCGCGGCTCGGGCGGCAAGGCCAAGTACCTGACCGCCGAGCACTTCACGAACGGGTTCCTGGCAGCCCTGCGCACCGGTACCACCGATCGCTTCCGCGACCAGTACCGCGGCGTCGAGTTGCTGTGCCTCGACGACGTCCATTTCCTCGCTACTAAGGAGGCCACCAAGGCCGAATTGCTCCACACCCTCGACCAGATCATCCAGGGCGGCTGCCGCCTGGCGCTGGCCAGCGACGAGCACCCGCGCCAGGTGAATGGGTTGGGCAAGCAACTCATCAGCCGCCTGCTGTCGGGGTTGACCATCGAGCTGGGCTCGCCCGAGCAGGAGCTGCGCGAGGCCATGGTCCGCAAGCTCGCCCGCCAGCGTGGGCTCACGATGGATGACCAGGTCGTGGCGGCCATCGCCCAGGGCGCCGTGGGCGAGGACCACGACAGCGAGCCGGGCTCGTTTAGAGACATCGAGGGAGCGATGGCCCGCGTCGACGCCTTCCATAACCTGCTGGGCCGCGTCGGCGGCCAGCCCGCGGGTGACCTTGTGGCCATGTCCACCGTCCACCAGGCTCTGGGGGTTCGTGCGAACGTGGCCCAGAAGGCCGGACCGGTGCGCGTCGAGGCGGTCATCGAGGGCGTGTGCGGGTTCCTGGGCGTGGGCAGCGCCGAGTTCGCCGGCCGCGGCCGCCACCGCCGCGTCGTGCTGGCTCGGGCGTTGGTCGCCCTGATCTCCCGCCAGCTCACCACGGCCAGCTATCCCGAGATCGCCAGCGCCATGGGCCGGCCGAACCACTCCTCGATCATCACCGCCGTCCGGCGGATCGAGCGGCAGATCGCCGATGAGGAACTGGTCGAGGTGGGCTGCGAGGCCGATGGGACGGCCATCGCCGAGCTCGCCGCATCGCTGGCCAAGCGGATCCGGCCCCGGGGGCGATAG
- a CDS encoding GNAT family N-acetyltransferase, whose translation MDASGFPQDCLPRLLPPDLRLAAAERLVEATGPAARQAARRIVEAGPDGGVAFDHVFATIDTDRRAVREMALAIPSPGRSALVFLSRPDPTDDRPAERARCAVSLTEHLASLPGHTIDIAQALPAVGERWAVDALMAAGWRIVGELAYMRRPLSAEDAPRQGLLRHREPEPDLPDGVELESISIPERGTPNLGLLVAALDDSYADTLDCPELCGLRRTSDIIASHAAIGRPELAIWTLIRHEGRPAGAVLLAGLPEQRCYELVYIGLGRSLRGLGLGELLMRRAIGQLSARVKQSSARSGWSLTCAVDTANTPAVRLYQRLGFTPFDRRVACVHNLGSELSTADEGR comes from the coding sequence ATGGACGCCAGCGGTTTCCCACAAGATTGCCTGCCAAGGTTGCTGCCTCCCGATCTGAGGCTTGCCGCGGCCGAGCGCCTGGTTGAGGCCACCGGCCCGGCCGCCCGCCAGGCCGCCCGCCGCATCGTCGAGGCCGGGCCCGACGGTGGGGTCGCCTTCGACCACGTCTTCGCGACCATCGACACCGACCGGCGGGCCGTCCGCGAGATGGCCCTGGCGATCCCCTCCCCCGGGCGGAGCGCCCTGGTATTCCTAAGCCGGCCAGACCCGACCGACGACCGGCCCGCCGAGCGTGCCAGGTGCGCCGTTTCCCTTACCGAACACCTGGCATCACTGCCCGGGCACACCATCGACATCGCCCAGGCCCTGCCGGCCGTCGGCGAGCGGTGGGCCGTGGACGCCCTTATGGCCGCCGGCTGGAGGATCGTGGGAGAACTCGCGTACATGCGGCGGCCCCTGAGCGCCGAGGACGCGCCACGCCAGGGGCTGCTCCGCCATCGCGAGCCCGAGCCCGACCTTCCCGATGGGGTCGAACTGGAGTCCATCAGCATCCCCGAGAGGGGCACGCCCAACCTCGGCCTCCTCGTGGCCGCACTCGACGATTCGTACGCCGACACCCTCGATTGCCCCGAGTTGTGCGGATTGCGTCGCACGAGCGACATCATCGCCTCCCATGCGGCGATAGGCCGTCCCGAGTTGGCGATCTGGACGCTCATCCGTCACGAGGGCCGCCCGGCCGGCGCTGTCCTGCTCGCGGGTTTGCCCGAGCAGCGCTGCTACGAACTGGTCTACATCGGCCTCGGGCGGTCGCTACGCGGCTTGGGGTTGGGTGAACTGCTCATGCGGCGTGCCATCGGCCAACTCTCGGCGCGCGTGAAGCAGAGTTCGGCGCGCTCCGGGTGGTCGCTCACGTGCGCCGTCGATACCGCTAACACGCCGGCCGTGCGACTGTACCAGCGATTGGGTTTCACACCGTTTGATCGGCGCGTCGCGTGCGTTCATAACCTGGGTAGCGAGCTATCCACTGCCGATGAAGGCCGCTAG
- a CDS encoding 50S ribosomal protein L27, producing the protein MAHKKGQGSSKNGRDSNPQYRGIKLYGGQFAQPGNILVRQCGTKFQPGFGVQRGKDDTLFSVTTGKVVFQGRRVHIDPMDDDAPRPRWLTQYRATQAAKAAG; encoded by the coding sequence ATGGCGCATAAAAAGGGCCAGGGATCGTCAAAGAACGGTCGCGACTCGAACCCCCAATACCGGGGCATCAAGCTCTATGGCGGCCAGTTCGCCCAGCCGGGCAACATCCTGGTGCGCCAGTGCGGCACGAAGTTCCAGCCGGGCTTCGGCGTGCAGCGTGGCAAGGACGACACGCTCTTCAGCGTGACGACCGGCAAGGTCGTGTTCCAGGGCCGCCGCGTCCACATCGACCCGATGGACGACGACGCACCGCGCCCCCGCTGGCTGACGCAGTATCGTGCGACTCAGGCCGCCAAGGCAGCCGGCTGA
- a CDS encoding phosphatidate cytidylyltransferase has translation MRTRLLFGPILIALLLAGLWLDQAIEGIQWPLDYPPLGFDGTAPPGVVVLPVMLVIAALGARELAIMLKAKGIHASRLTLAVTAVLGLLASTPLFATLAKGDGAAGLASAASAMVLIGILHHARTKNSQGAMLSIGAVLFAFVYLGLTFGFLLRIRLDHSAWVLVWVLATVKSCDIFAYFTGKAIGKRKLILWLSPGKTWEGLVGGVIGSAVVGGAGLALLTSQDIFDPGGSPATLALVGAVAGACIGLAGQLGDLMASMMKRDAGIKDSSTILPGFGGILDVIDSPILVAPLAYWTLAIWA, from the coding sequence ATGCGCACGAGGCTCCTCTTCGGGCCCATCCTGATCGCCCTGCTGCTCGCGGGCCTCTGGCTCGACCAGGCCATCGAGGGCATCCAGTGGCCCCTCGACTACCCCCCCCTGGGCTTCGACGGCACCGCGCCGCCGGGGGTCGTCGTGCTGCCGGTCATGCTGGTCATTGCCGCCCTCGGGGCGCGCGAGCTGGCCATCATGCTCAAGGCCAAGGGCATCCACGCCTCGCGCCTCACCCTGGCGGTCACCGCCGTACTGGGGTTGCTGGCCTCCACGCCGCTCTTCGCCACGCTCGCCAAGGGTGACGGCGCCGCCGGCCTGGCCTCGGCCGCGAGCGCGATGGTGCTCATCGGCATCCTCCACCACGCCCGGACCAAGAACAGCCAGGGCGCCATGCTCAGCATCGGCGCGGTCCTCTTCGCCTTCGTCTACCTGGGCCTCACCTTCGGCTTCCTGCTGCGCATCCGCCTGGACCACAGCGCCTGGGTGCTCGTCTGGGTGCTGGCCACCGTCAAGAGCTGCGACATCTTCGCCTACTTCACCGGCAAGGCCATCGGCAAGCGCAAGCTCATCCTCTGGCTCAGCCCGGGCAAGACCTGGGAGGGCCTCGTCGGCGGCGTCATCGGTTCGGCCGTCGTCGGCGGCGCGGGGCTCGCCCTGCTCACCTCGCAGGACATCTTCGACCCCGGCGGTTCGCCCGCCACGCTCGCACTCGTGGGCGCCGTCGCCGGCGCGTGCATCGGCCTGGCCGGCCAACTGGGCGACCTGATGGCCTCCATGATGAAGCGCGACGCCGGTATCAAGGATTCCAGCACCATCCTGCCCGGCTTCGGCGGCATCCTGGACGTCATCGATTCGCCCATCCTCGTTGCCCCACTGGCCTACTGGACGCTGGCCATCTGGGCCTGA
- a CDS encoding VCBS repeat-containing protein, with amino-acid sequence MNPAASTTAILLALVGFPKWSLAQSCAVLNAFPDEQLVAVGGGPNAIVAADFNGDGLLDLASSNAFSDNLSVLIATAPAEFAPRITLPAGNFAAGLVATDLDGDGFIDLANANIISGNVSVFLGNGDGTFRAERRYRVGFEPNLLVALDANRDGLLDLVSANRASDSVTVLLADTEGGFASGGAFAVGDRPEGLATADFNGDGIADVAVTSREDDEVSILLGDGAGGFAPQTRWPAGDGPHRLSVADLDNDGAIDLAIPGYGDDVVTMVFGNGDGTFGDPVAFPSGGLDPWCVTTADVNGDGLIDVAAVNTASDTMGVLLNLGDRLFAPAESIDVGRAPRWVAVADLDGDARPDLIAANRGNNNLSIFLNQCAPCVADMDGDGELTLFDFLAFGVLYDLGSPLADFDADGSLTIFDFLAFQNAFDLGCP; translated from the coding sequence ATGAATCCTGCCGCCAGCACCACTGCAATCCTGCTCGCCCTCGTGGGGTTCCCAAAGTGGTCCCTTGCCCAATCGTGCGCCGTGCTGAACGCCTTCCCCGACGAGCAACTCGTCGCGGTGGGCGGCGGCCCCAACGCCATCGTTGCCGCCGATTTCAACGGCGATGGGTTGTTGGACCTGGCCTCCAGCAACGCATTCAGCGACAACCTCTCCGTCCTCATTGCCACGGCCCCGGCCGAGTTCGCCCCCAGGATCACCCTACCCGCCGGCAACTTCGCGGCCGGGCTGGTGGCCACCGACCTCGACGGCGATGGTTTTATTGACCTCGCCAACGCCAACATCATCAGCGGCAACGTCTCGGTGTTCCTCGGCAACGGCGACGGCACTTTTAGGGCCGAGCGACGCTACCGCGTGGGATTCGAGCCCAACCTCCTGGTCGCCCTGGACGCCAACCGCGACGGCCTGCTCGACCTGGTCTCGGCTAACCGCGCCAGCGACTCGGTCACCGTGCTGCTCGCCGACACCGAGGGTGGGTTCGCATCGGGTGGCGCCTTCGCCGTGGGCGATCGACCAGAAGGCCTGGCGACTGCCGACTTCAACGGCGATGGCATCGCCGATGTTGCCGTCACGAGCCGTGAGGACGATGAGGTCTCGATCCTCCTCGGCGACGGTGCGGGCGGGTTCGCCCCCCAGACGCGCTGGCCCGCGGGCGATGGCCCGCACCGGCTGAGCGTGGCCGACCTCGACAACGACGGGGCGATCGACCTGGCGATCCCCGGCTACGGCGACGACGTCGTCACGATGGTCTTCGGCAACGGCGACGGCACCTTCGGCGACCCCGTCGCGTTCCCCAGCGGCGGGCTCGACCCTTGGTGCGTCACCACGGCGGACGTCAACGGCGACGGCCTCATCGACGTGGCCGCGGTCAACACCGCTTCAGACACCATGGGTGTGCTGCTGAATCTCGGCGATCGCCTGTTCGCGCCGGCCGAGTCGATCGACGTTGGCCGGGCGCCGCGGTGGGTGGCGGTCGCCGACCTCGACGGCGACGCCCGTCCCGACCTGATCGCCGCCAACCGCGGCAACAACAACCTGTCGATCTTCCTGAACCAGTGCGCCCCGTGCGTGGCGGACATGGACGGCGACGGCGAACTCACGTTGTTCGATTTTCTGGCGTTCGGCGTGCTCTACGACCTGGGCAGCCCCCTGGCCGACTTCGACGCCGACGGCTCCCTCACCATCTTCGACTTCCTCGCCTTCCAAAACGCCTTCGACCTGGGCTGCCCATAA
- a CDS encoding DEAD/DEAH box helicase: protein MVSTAVRRQPACLHAAWVAGRLWLWAEVAPSRDANSSEDTAWIAGEAFVRRVVEALGSKFGEHGEAGEIDLRLPLGGRVPSPAMARAAGVVDRPGGEGSEEDGAGFEKVTIQGVSFGPDHAAAVLDAINDLASGASEVALGEGRFELAASGDTPQAGVLVAPTVRHFIVALALVRQLVIQQRFVPSLRQHPDGRLLGCWQPWLADEHTAKATSALLNAMPLASSAGVDDLEHDPWLVLSDFLTLVLDAQARAAFGREKLVEAVENKEHDTHVAWLSGLLDGAQESGIKPSERTDAARGVRRWLARLEERGASALWRLCLKLHEPVNTEELPDLQPPPGDTKWALTFHLRAVGTENVEVDAEEVWSLTGRGVTVEGRQLDDPQQLMLSELGRASRLFDKLEGALRQSEPTRLELTTKQAYQFLRDTAPVLSEQGITVVAPPWWDSPSIRVGATLRLDSDPMESLTGDAEGWGVAPEDEGVPGAPHTHKSQLGLQTLVRYSWEISLGGLKLTLAEFEKLARDGSTPLVRVGGQWAEVRAEDVKAAAKFIREHPGGEMTVLEAIRMAHGSMDEEGAALPIVGIETSGWLGAVFGSSDESQSLPEVEAPPTFHGELRPYQLRGVAWMAFLERFGFGACLADDMGLGKTIQVLALLARERHLHSQGPYAQAPVPPTLAIVPMSVLGNWEHEARRFCPSLKVMVHHGAERHQDDAFIARAGETDVVLTTYALAHRDQELLARMPWRRIILDEAQNIKNPAAKQAQSVRQLHADHRLALTGTPVENRLSELWSIIDFCNPGYLGTIGNFRRRFSLPIERYSDRGRREQLRRLVRPFILRRLKTDEGVAGDLPEKVESREYCHLTSEQAALYEATVNTMLRDIDRVEGMHRRGMVLSTLIRLKQICNHPSQLLKDHDFGQPGAPDATRSGKCVRLVEMLQEVQASGEQALLFTQFRQMGRLLVSLLQQELGKPVLFLHGGTTQKQRQDLINKFQKADGTTPLLILSLKAGGVGLNLTAATHVFHFDRWWNPAVENQATDRAYRIGQTKRVQVHKFVVRGTLEERIDAMIEQKTELAEQIVGAGERWLTELDTSQLRDLLTLRGDAVGDEEVA from the coding sequence ATGGTGAGCACTGCCGTCCGACGCCAGCCGGCGTGCTTGCACGCGGCGTGGGTTGCCGGCCGCCTGTGGCTGTGGGCCGAGGTCGCGCCATCGCGCGATGCCAACTCGTCCGAAGACACGGCGTGGATCGCGGGCGAGGCGTTTGTTCGGCGGGTCGTCGAGGCGCTCGGCTCCAAGTTCGGCGAGCACGGCGAGGCCGGCGAGATCGACCTGCGGCTGCCGCTGGGCGGCCGCGTGCCCAGCCCGGCGATGGCGCGGGCGGCGGGCGTGGTCGATCGGCCGGGCGGCGAGGGCTCCGAAGAGGATGGCGCCGGGTTCGAGAAGGTCACCATCCAGGGCGTGAGCTTTGGTCCGGATCATGCGGCGGCGGTGCTGGATGCGATCAACGACCTGGCTAGCGGCGCCTCGGAGGTCGCGCTGGGTGAGGGGCGGTTCGAGTTGGCGGCCAGCGGCGATACCCCGCAGGCGGGCGTGCTGGTGGCCCCCACCGTTCGGCACTTCATCGTGGCGCTCGCGCTCGTTCGGCAGTTGGTCATCCAGCAGCGGTTCGTGCCGAGCCTGCGGCAGCACCCCGACGGGCGGCTGCTCGGGTGCTGGCAGCCGTGGCTGGCCGACGAGCACACGGCCAAGGCGACGAGCGCGCTCCTCAACGCGATGCCGCTCGCGAGCAGCGCGGGCGTGGACGACCTGGAGCACGACCCGTGGCTGGTGCTGAGCGACTTCCTGACGCTGGTGCTCGACGCGCAGGCGCGGGCGGCGTTCGGGCGTGAGAAGCTCGTCGAAGCCGTCGAGAACAAGGAGCACGACACGCACGTGGCGTGGCTGAGCGGGTTGCTCGACGGGGCCCAGGAGTCGGGCATTAAGCCATCGGAGCGGACCGACGCGGCCCGGGGCGTGCGGCGGTGGCTGGCGCGATTGGAAGAGCGCGGCGCGAGTGCGCTGTGGCGTTTGTGCCTGAAGCTGCACGAGCCGGTGAATACCGAAGAACTGCCCGACTTGCAGCCGCCGCCGGGCGACACGAAGTGGGCGCTCACGTTCCACCTGCGCGCGGTGGGCACCGAGAACGTCGAGGTCGACGCCGAAGAGGTATGGAGCCTGACGGGCCGGGGCGTGACGGTCGAGGGCCGGCAGCTCGATGACCCGCAGCAGCTGATGCTCAGCGAGCTCGGGCGGGCGTCGCGGCTGTTCGACAAGCTCGAGGGCGCGCTGCGGCAGAGCGAGCCGACGCGGCTCGAGCTGACCACCAAGCAGGCGTACCAGTTCTTGCGCGATACGGCCCCGGTGCTGAGCGAGCAGGGCATCACCGTCGTTGCGCCGCCGTGGTGGGATTCGCCCAGCATCCGCGTCGGTGCCACGCTGCGATTGGACAGCGACCCGATGGAGAGCCTGACCGGCGACGCCGAGGGCTGGGGTGTGGCACCCGAGGACGAGGGTGTGCCGGGCGCGCCGCACACGCACAAGTCGCAGCTCGGCTTGCAGACCCTGGTGCGGTACTCGTGGGAGATCTCGCTGGGCGGGCTGAAGCTGACGCTGGCCGAGTTCGAGAAGCTTGCGCGCGACGGCTCGACGCCGCTAGTGCGCGTCGGGGGCCAATGGGCGGAAGTCCGGGCCGAGGACGTCAAGGCCGCCGCCAAGTTCATCCGCGAGCACCCCGGCGGCGAGATGACGGTGCTCGAGGCCATCCGCATGGCCCACGGCTCGATGGACGAGGAGGGCGCGGCGCTGCCGATCGTGGGCATCGAGACCAGCGGCTGGCTGGGCGCGGTGTTCGGCTCGAGCGACGAGAGCCAGAGCCTGCCCGAGGTGGAAGCGCCGCCGACGTTCCACGGCGAGCTTCGCCCGTACCAGCTCCGCGGCGTGGCGTGGATGGCGTTCCTCGAACGCTTCGGCTTCGGCGCGTGCCTGGCCGACGACATGGGCCTGGGTAAGACCATCCAGGTGCTGGCTCTGCTGGCGCGCGAGCGGCACTTGCACAGCCAGGGGCCGTACGCCCAGGCTCCCGTGCCACCGACGCTGGCGATCGTGCCGATGAGCGTGCTGGGCAACTGGGAGCACGAGGCGCGGCGGTTCTGTCCTTCCTTGAAGGTCATGGTGCACCACGGGGCCGAGCGGCACCAGGACGACGCGTTCATCGCCAGGGCCGGCGAGACCGACGTGGTGCTCACGACCTATGCCTTGGCCCACCGCGATCAGGAGCTGCTGGCGCGCATGCCGTGGCGGCGGATCATCCTCGACGAGGCGCAGAACATCAAGAACCCCGCCGCCAAGCAGGCGCAGAGCGTGCGGCAGTTGCACGCCGATCATCGCTTGGCGCTGACGGGCACGCCCGTGGAGAACCGCCTGAGCGAGCTGTGGTCGATCATCGATTTCTGCAATCCTGGCTACCTCGGCACCATCGGCAACTTCCGGCGGCGATTCAGCCTGCCGATCGAGCGCTACAGCGACCGCGGGCGGCGTGAGCAGTTGCGTCGCTTGGTGCGGCCGTTCATCCTGCGTCGCCTGAAGACCGACGAGGGCGTGGCGGGCGACCTGCCCGAGAAGGTCGAGAGCCGCGAGTATTGCCACCTGACCAGCGAGCAAGCGGCGCTGTACGAAGCAACGGTCAACACGATGCTGCGCGACATTGATCGCGTGGAGGGCATGCACCGCCGCGGCATGGTGCTGAGCACGCTCATCCGGCTCAAGCAGATCTGCAACCATCCGTCGCAGCTCTTGAAGGACCACGACTTCGGCCAACCGGGCGCACCGGACGCCACGCGCAGCGGCAAGTGCGTGCGCCTCGTCGAGATGCTCCAGGAGGTCCAGGCCTCGGGCGAACAAGCCCTGCTCTTCACGCAGTTCCGCCAGATGGGGCGGCTGCTGGTCTCGCTGCTGCAACAGGAACTCGGCAAGCCCGTGCTGTTTTTGCACGGCGGCACGACGCAGAAGCAGCGGCAGGACCTCATCAACAAGTTCCAGAAGGCCGACGGCACGACGCCCTTGCTCATCTTGAGCCTCAAGGCCGGTGGCGTGGGCCTGAACCTGACCGCCGCGACGCACGTGTTCCACTTCGACCGCTGGTGGAACCCCGCCGTGGAGAACCAGGCGACGGACCGGGCGTACCGCATCGGCCAGACCAAGCGGGTGCAGGTGCACAAGTTCGTGGTGCGCGGCACGCTGGAGGAGCGCATCGACGCCATGATCGAGCAGAAGACCGAGCTGGCCGAGCAGATCGTGGGCGCGGGCGAGCGGTGGCTGACCGAACTGGATACCTCTCAGCTGCGCGACCTGCTGACGCTGCGCGGCGACGCCGTTGGCGATGAAGAGGTCGCGTGA